In Desulfofustis limnaeus, the genomic stretch GCTGGCGGTCGGCACCGGGTCAGATAATCTTAGTATCCATATCCACTCTGGGATTGTATGCTACCTTGCCAGGCTTGAGAAGACAATTATGGATTTTTCTCGACTGCTGTGGGAGAGGAAGAAGGATGCAGCCAGGCGATACCGGTGCGCAATCCGGCCGAAAGAGCGCCGGTGTCCTTACCAGGCCCGCACTTGTCCGGTATCCAAGTGAACAAAGTTTGAATCGGCATAGTAGCCGACCCCGCCGCGCCGCAGAGACCTGGCGATATCACGGAGTCTGCTGGTTTTCAAATCGGTGATGCGGACATCCAGGGCCTGGCCCTGCAGGTGGAGGCTCTTTTGCGCGACACCATTGCTTTTTTGCCGTAACATGGCATTGGTTCGTGGTGAGCGATAACCGGAGATGACCTCGATGGTGCCGCTGCTGCCGGCTCGTCTCTGGACGTGACAGAGTGTTTCCAGCAGGCGGAGATCGATGGGATGGCTTTCTCCGGTGCGATGGTCGCGTAGAAAGTGGTTGATGCGGCGAAGCGTTTTGCTGGAGCAGGATCCGGGATTGAATTCTATTTCGAGCGTTTCTTCGGTATGGGTATGAAAAAAACAAAGCGGATGCTTCGTGAACGCAGCACCTTGAGCGGGCAACGGCAGCGTGATCAGGGCGGCGACTGATAGCTGGGCAGCAGCGATGAGCAAGGAACGACGGGACAGGCGGAACTCTGAGCTTCTCTGGTTCGTCATGGTAGATGTCGGCTGAGGGTTATTGCCTGGCAGCAAGCAGGTGCAGCAGTTTTTCGTCTCTCTGATAAATATCGGCATTAAAACGGATTGTTCCGTTGTTGTCAACCCATGCGGTCTGATACGTGATATGGATCGGCAGCCGCTCGCGAAGGGAAATGACCTTGCGCCGGCCACTGGCGACAATCTTGTCGATATCCTCCATGGTCCAGCCCTCGTTGTTCAGATCCAGGCAGAACAACGCCAGTTGCAGCGGTTGACTGACCCGGATACAGCCGTGACTGAATGAACGCGAAGCATGGTTGAAGAGATCACGTG encodes the following:
- a CDS encoding YcbK family protein; the protein is MTNQRSSEFRLSRRSLLIAAAQLSVAALITLPLPAQGAAFTKHPLCFFHTHTEETLEIEFNPGSCSSKTLRRINHFLRDHRTGESHPIDLRLLETLCHVQRRAGSSGTIEVISGYRSPRTNAMLRQKSNGVAQKSLHLQGQALDVRITDLKTSRLRDIARSLRRGGVGYYADSNFVHLDTGQVRAW